The following is a genomic window from Flavobacteriales bacterium.
AAGGCGTTTTCATTAGTTGGAATATACATGCCGATAAGGAATATTAAAAAAGCATAAAGTAACCATCGCTGCAATCTGTTTTGACGTTTCGTTATATGGTCTATGGCAAAATCTCCTTCTCTACCAAACCATTCCAAAGCCATAAAAACGACTAGTAAGATAATGCATATTGCTGACTGTGTATAACCTTCAAAATTGGGCATTGTTAAAAGGTTACTACTAAACATGCCATTTAGATAAGACCAAGCATGAGCTAGTGTTTCTGCTCTAAAAAATACCCACGCTATCATCGTTAGGATAAAAGTAAGACCTATTGAAAGCAGTTCTTTTATGTTTGGAAAAAGTCGCCCTTTAGCTACAATTTCTAAATGGGTTCTATTATTATCAGTTAGCAATAGCGGGAGAAAGAAGACAGCATTTAGTGCGCCCCAAAATATAAAAGTCCAATTGGCACCGTGCCAAAAACCACTTACTATAAACACAATAAATACATTACGGATATTTTTACGCTTACTGACACGACTACCTCCCAAAGGGATATAGACATAATCCCTAAACCAACTACTTAAAGAGATGTGCCACCTTCTCCAGAATTCAGCAATGTCTCTTGAAAAATAGGGAAAGCTGAAATTCTTCATGAGTCTAAAACCAAACAATCGTGCTGTACCGATAGCGATATCCGAATAGCCTGAAAAATCTCCATATATCTGAAAAGTGAAAAACAAAGCACCAAGTACCAAAACACTTCCTGAATATTCCGCAGAATTATTAAAAATGAGATTAGCTATTTCTGCACAATTGTCAGCAATGACCACTTTTTTGAATAAACCCCATAATATTTGTTGCATACCAGCCACTCCTTCAGCACGACTAAACATTCTTTTTAAAGAAAATTGGGGCAATAGATTAGAAGCACGTTCAATTGGTCCTGCCACTAGCTGAGGAAAGAAACTCACAAAGGAGCTAAAGGCTATAAAATCATTGGTAGCGTTAATTTTTTTGCGATAGACATCTATGGTATAACTCATCGTTTGAAAGGTATAAAAGCTAATACCTACCGGTAAAATGATATTTAGACTATTGCCTTTTATTGCTACACCAAAAAGCGCAAACGACTGAATGAATTGTTCAATAAAGAAATTGTAATACTTAAAAAAGCCTAGAAAACCGAGATTGACAATAATACTAAGCCATAACAATGCCTTTCGTTTCTTTTGCCTTTCTTCTTTAGATAAAGACAAGCCTACACTATAATCTACTATTGTACTTATGACAATGAGGGAAAGAAA
Proteins encoded in this region:
- a CDS encoding MBOAT family protein: MLFNSLDFAFFLPLVFSLYWLFHKSIKIQNIILLLASYYFYSCWDWRFLSLIVISTIVDYSVGLSLSKEERQKKRKALLWLSIIVNLGFLGFFKYYNFFIEQFIQSFALFGVAIKGNSLNIILPVGISFYTFQTMSYTIDVYRKKINATNDFIAFSSFVSFFPQLVAGPIERASNLLPQFSLKRMFSRAEGVAGMQQILWGLFKKVVIADNCAEIANLIFNNSAEYSGSVLVLGALFFTFQIYGDFSGYSDIAIGTARLFGFRLMKNFSFPYFSRDIAEFWRRWHISLSSWFRDYVYIPLGGSRVSKRKNIRNVFIVFIVSGFWHGANWTFIFWGALNAVFFLPLLLTDNNRTHLEIVAKGRLFPNIKELLSIGLTFILTMIAWVFFRAETLAHAWSYLNGMFSSNLLTMPNFEGYTQSAICIILLVVFMALEWFGREGDFAIDHITKRQNRLQRWLLYAFLIFLIGMYIPTNENAFIYFQF